A window of Mercenaria mercenaria strain notata chromosome 16, MADL_Memer_1, whole genome shotgun sequence contains these coding sequences:
- the LOC123540760 gene encoding uncharacterized protein LOC123540760, with protein MLKYTTAVSNEDGIVSPAHHPEYTRTIDVSAGSKGTTKMAIKRRAGIAKKILSRDTRNDDSAHLPPIAQPGSPQNMTTNSNVSQARKENIHFINQPMKRKEIRTPYVSHVNRISDVATPYVLHTQITNINPEANFARENSKLSKYSGNVVEYKHEPELHHEATFSSLQKIPTSTSPAQDRRPRGRHGRKSNSFNEHDMRGNADIRELTIQSNQMGLYQRTERKRDKSREKGNESFSIRKKIEQFRRWHEEQYREKIKKLKQEVDHQFEAEHNRVSRQVGTLRETPTSKNDMSVNVENEKVPSEVSHEKMEQDKITPNPLSVTNESTSKARSSSARTWKTWRNVNDSYAYNDVQKYIKENELMDEEKSVWIKKWIIEVNKAMKDQHHESIL; from the coding sequence ATGCTAAAATACACAACGGCTGTGAGCAATGAGGACGGTATTGTCTCACCGGCACACCACCCGGAATATACACGAACTATAGACGTTTCCGCTGGAAGCAAAGGGACGACTAAGATGGCAATAAAAAGAAGAGCAGGTATTGCGAAGAAAATTTTGTCACGTGACACACGAAACGATGACTCCGCCCATTTGCCACCGATTGCCCAACCAGGTTCTCCACAAAATATGACTACAAATAGTAACGTATCACAAGCGAGAAAGGAGAATATTCATTTCATAAATCAGCCAATGAAACGCAAGGAAATTCGGACTCCGTATGTATCTCATGTAAATAGAATAAGTGATGTTGCTACACCGTATGTGTTACACACGCAAATTACAAATATTAATCCAGAGGCAAATTTTGCCAGAGAAaattctaaactatcaaagtattCAGGTAATGTAGTGGAATACAAACACGAGCCTGAACTTCATCATGAAGCAACATTTTCAAGCCTCCAGAAGATTCCCACTAGTACATCACCGGCTCAAGACAGAAGACCTCGAGGCCGACATGGTAGGAAAAGCAATAGCTTCAATGAACATGACATGCGCGGAAACGCAGATATAAGGGAATTGACAATTCAAAGCAATCAGATGGGACTTTACCAAAGAACTGAgagaaaaagagataaatctcGAGAGAAAGGCAATGAATCGTTTTCAATAAGAAAGAAAATTGAACAGTTTCGTAGGTGGCATGAAGAACAATATAGGGAAAAGATAAAAAAGTTGAAACAGGAAGTGGACCATCAGTTTGAAGCAGAACATAATAGAGTTAGCCGACAAGTAGGAACTCTAAGAGAAACACCAACTTCAAAAAATGATATGTCCGTCAATGTAGAAAACGAGAAGGTTCCATCTGAAGTATCACATGAAAAAATGGAACAAGATAAGATAACTCCAAATCCTTTGTCAGTAACTAATGAAAGTACCTCAAAAGCTAGAAGTAGTTCGGCTAGGACATGGAAAACATGGAGAAATGTAAATGATTCATACGCGTATAATGATGTACAAAAGTATATCAAAGAAAATGAATTAATGGATGAGGAAAAATCTGTGTGGATTAAAAAATGGATAATCGAAGTGAACAAAGCTATGAAAGATCAACATCATGAAAGTATATTGTGA